In Neoarius graeffei isolate fNeoGra1 chromosome 15, fNeoGra1.pri, whole genome shotgun sequence, a single genomic region encodes these proteins:
- the LOC132899024 gene encoding excitatory amino acid transporter 1-like, giving the protein MPLYVPIGILCLTAVKIIEMKDLAQVGGQLGMYMVCVIIGLLIHGLFILPLLFFLITRQNPYTFTVGLIQALIIASGTSSSSATLSITFHCLEENNHVNKHITRSVLPVGATINMDGTALYEAVAAIFIARVNSMDLNFWQILSISITATAAGIRAAGIPQAGLVTMVLASVGLPTEDITLLIAVDWFL; this is encoded by the exons atgccactgtatgtaccaATTGGGATCCTCTGTCTAACTGCTGTAAAGATCATTGAGATGAAAGACCTGGCACAGGTTGGAGGGCAGCTGGGCATGTACATGGTTTGTGTCATCATTGGTTTACTCATCCATGGTCTCTTCATTCTTCCCTTGCTCTTTTTCCTGATTACTCGGCAGAACCCCTACACATTTACTGTTGGTCTAATCCAGGCTTTGATTATTGCCTCAGGAACATCTTCCAG TTCAGCTACCCTTTCCATTACTTTCCATTGCTTGGAGGAGAACAACCATGTGAACAAACATATAACCCGGTCTGTTTTGCCTGTCGGAGCCACCATAAACATGGATGGTACAGCTCTGTATGAAGCAGTGGCTGCCATTTTTATAGCCCGAGTTAACAGCATGGACCTGAACTTTTGGCAAATCCTTTCCAT CAGTATAACAGCAACTGCTGCCGGCATTAGAGCAGCAGGTATTCCTCAGGCTGGTCTGGTAACCATGGTATTGGCATCCGTGGGACTGCCCACCGAggacataacactcctcattgcTGTGGATTGGTTCCTGTAA